The proteins below come from a single Chryseobacterium capnotolerans genomic window:
- a CDS encoding PA0069 family radical SAM protein, whose product MSNENFIKGQGAQRNVINRFDRYTYEPEDEDFETVKTSFTEVFPKTIVNQVKSEDLPMEYSMNPYQGCEHGCSYCFARPTHEYWGYSAGIDFERKIMVKKNAPELLEKFFQKRGYKAAPILLSGNTDCYQPAERQFEITRKLLQVCLDYRHPVNILTKNALVLRDLDILKPMAEQNLVSVSLSIPTINEDLRRKMEPRTSSAPNKLKAIEILSENKIPVHVMIAPIIPGLNSDEPLNILKSISDAGAIGFGYTLVRLNDTVEPVFVNWIESHFPDRAQKVLNLIRSMRGGKLGDKRYFERQRGEGNIAEMIHTTFKIGRKKFFEGKEFPKLSTANFTGTKDQQLRLFD is encoded by the coding sequence ATGTCAAACGAAAATTTCATAAAAGGTCAGGGAGCTCAGCGAAACGTTATCAATCGTTTCGACAGATATACTTATGAGCCGGAAGATGAAGATTTCGAGACTGTAAAGACCTCTTTTACCGAAGTTTTTCCGAAAACCATTGTCAATCAGGTTAAAAGTGAAGATCTCCCCATGGAATACTCTATGAATCCTTATCAGGGTTGTGAGCATGGCTGTTCTTACTGTTTTGCCAGACCCACCCACGAATATTGGGGATACAGTGCGGGGATTGATTTTGAAAGAAAGATCATGGTGAAAAAAAATGCCCCCGAATTGCTGGAGAAATTTTTCCAGAAAAGAGGGTATAAAGCAGCTCCTATTCTGCTCTCGGGAAATACCGATTGCTACCAGCCTGCTGAAAGACAATTTGAAATTACTCGAAAATTACTGCAGGTTTGTCTGGATTACAGGCATCCTGTCAATATTCTGACAAAAAACGCATTGGTACTGAGGGATCTAGATATTCTGAAACCAATGGCTGAACAGAATCTTGTTTCAGTTTCCTTGAGTATTCCTACCATCAATGAGGATTTAAGAAGAAAAATGGAACCCAGGACAAGTTCTGCTCCCAATAAATTAAAAGCTATTGAAATTCTCTCCGAAAATAAAATTCCGGTTCATGTAATGATAGCCCCTATTATTCCCGGATTGAATAGCGATGAGCCTTTAAATATTCTGAAATCTATTTCTGATGCCGGTGCTATAGGATTCGGATATACATTGGTTAGATTAAATGATACCGTAGAACCTGTTTTTGTCAATTGGATCGAATCACATTTCCCGGATAGAGCCCAGAAAGTATTGAATCTAATACGCTCTATGCGTGGCGGAAAACTGGGTGATAAAAGATATTTTGAAAGACAGAGAGGAGAAGGCAATATTGCAGAAATGATCCATACTACTTTCAAAATAGGACGGAAAAAGTTTTTTGAAGGAAAAGAATTCCCAAAATTATCAACGGCTAATTTTACAGGAACAAAGGATCAGCAGCTAAGACTTTTTGACTAA
- a CDS encoding bacteriocin-like protein: protein MKNLQKLSKDKLKTISGGISYPYPGDCFYVCSDGIQYKALCRLEFICPDGEQPVIY from the coding sequence ATGAAAAATTTACAAAAATTAAGTAAAGACAAATTGAAAACCATTTCAGGAGGAATAAGTTACCCATATCCTGGTGATTGCTTTTATGTATGTAGTGATGGAATACAATATAAGGCACTATGCAGGTTAGAATTCATTTGTCCTGATGGTGAACAACCTGTTATTTACTAG
- a CDS encoding bacteriocin-like protein, with protein MKNLKKLRKDQLKGIAGGANFPGVEYCLYACNGTIICAACSDDFQCPVTGGEIM; from the coding sequence ATGAAAAATCTAAAAAAACTAAGAAAAGACCAATTGAAAGGTATTGCTGGCGGAGCTAATTTCCCAGGTGTTGAATACTGTTTGTATGCTTGTAATGGCACCATTATTTGTGCTGCTTGCAGCGATGACTTTCAATGCCCTGTTACGGGAGGGGAAATAATGTAA
- a CDS encoding isopenicillin N synthase family dioxygenase: MDKIPSVDLRDFLSGNPERKQKFVNEIGKAYEEIGFVALKGHFLDDNLVEDLYGEVKNFFDQPVETKQKYEIPGIGGQRGYVGFGKETAKGFKKGDLKEFWHFGQYLSDDSKYKAEYPDNVIVDELPKFNEVGKEAFQMLEKTGQYVLRALALHLGLDEFYFDDKIAEGNSILRPIHYPPITEEPDDAVRAAAHGDINLITLLMGAQGKGLQVQNHNGEWIDAIAEPDELMINVGDMLSRHTNNKLKSTIHRVVNPPRELWSTSRYSIPFFMHPISGMSLNALDNCVDENNPKLYEDTTAGEFLHERLIELGLIKK; encoded by the coding sequence ATGGATAAAATACCTAGTGTAGACCTGCGTGATTTCCTTTCGGGTAACCCGGAACGCAAACAGAAATTTGTAAATGAAATCGGAAAAGCTTATGAAGAAATTGGTTTTGTTGCCTTAAAAGGCCACTTTCTTGATGACAACCTTGTAGAAGATTTATATGGAGAGGTAAAAAACTTTTTTGACCAGCCAGTGGAAACGAAACAGAAGTATGAGATTCCTGGAATTGGCGGCCAAAGAGGATATGTAGGATTCGGTAAAGAAACGGCAAAAGGTTTCAAAAAAGGAGACTTAAAAGAATTTTGGCACTTTGGACAATACTTGTCTGATGATTCAAAATACAAAGCTGAGTATCCAGACAATGTCATTGTTGATGAACTTCCAAAATTCAACGAAGTAGGTAAGGAAGCCTTCCAGATGCTTGAGAAAACAGGACAGTATGTTTTAAGAGCATTAGCTTTACACCTTGGTTTAGATGAGTTTTATTTTGACGATAAAATCGCTGAAGGAAACTCAATCCTAAGACCTATTCACTATCCGCCAATTACTGAAGAGCCGGATGATGCGGTAAGAGCGGCGGCTCACGGAGATATTAACCTGATCACTCTTTTAATGGGAGCACAAGGAAAAGGTCTTCAGGTTCAGAACCACAACGGAGAATGGATCGATGCGATCGCAGAACCAGATGAATTGATGATCAATGTTGGAGATATGTTATCAAGACATACCAACAATAAATTGAAATCTACGATTCACAGAGTGGTAAACCCGCCGAGAGAATTATGGAGTACTTCAAGATATTCAATTCCTTTCTTTATGCACCCTATCAGTGGTATGTCATTAAATGCTCTTGACAATTGTGTAGACGAAAACAATCCAAAGTTATACGAAGACACTACAGCAGGAGAATTCTTGCACGAGAGATTAATCGAATTGGGATTGATTAAAAAATAA
- the menD gene encoding 2-succinyl-5-enolpyruvyl-6-hydroxy-3-cyclohexene-1-carboxylic-acid synthase, translating to MKKYSSKRSIQILAHLLQQYGIADVVISPGSRNAPLAIHFSEIDSFNCYSIVDERSAAFVAMGMAKSEKKPVAITCTSGSAVVNYYPAVTEAFYQNIPLLVLTADRPTDFVDIFDGQTIRQKDVFHQHSYGDFQLLEDSVENAEDINFDIIKKAIELCFEKQGPVHINIPLEEPLYELVSELPTFPTVEKTIKHKDYEIPSNLIADWHTSQRIMLLVGTRDYSPELENQLTQLVKNHSVVVLSEANSNLYHEKFFRHIDRYIFNFTEEDYKTYAPDLLITVGQNVVSKKVKQFLRSARPKQHWHLDEVWQPDTYFSLTEKIEVKPEVFFSKLLKFINLEPRPYFNLWDVLRDKKDAKHQQFLNTVEFSDFYFFNKAAQTVPENYNIHFSNSSGIRYAQLFDFGKRKMYCNRGTSGIDGSTSTAMGFAIKNANPTLLITGDLSFFYDINGLWNQYIPPFVRIMIFNNGEGNIFKIIPGPGNANPNTLDEFIATKHRKNAEHLAKHFGFSYIKVEDELTLDRVLENFFKPDAQPKILEVNTYGKNSADVQKAYFNFMKES from the coding sequence ATGAAAAAATATTCTTCTAAGAGAAGTATTCAAATACTTGCACATCTTCTTCAGCAGTACGGAATTGCAGACGTTGTCATTTCCCCGGGATCGAGGAATGCTCCTTTGGCGATTCATTTTTCAGAAATAGACAGTTTCAACTGCTACAGCATTGTAGACGAGAGAAGTGCTGCTTTTGTAGCAATGGGAATGGCTAAAAGTGAGAAAAAACCTGTAGCAATCACTTGTACCAGCGGGTCTGCAGTTGTCAATTACTATCCTGCAGTTACAGAAGCTTTTTATCAGAATATTCCACTTTTGGTGCTAACTGCCGACAGGCCAACAGATTTTGTTGATATTTTTGATGGCCAGACCATCAGGCAGAAGGATGTTTTTCATCAGCATTCTTATGGAGACTTCCAGCTGCTTGAAGACAGTGTTGAGAATGCAGAAGATATAAATTTTGATATCATTAAAAAGGCAATTGAGCTTTGCTTTGAAAAGCAGGGCCCGGTACATATTAATATTCCTTTGGAAGAGCCTCTGTATGAGTTGGTTTCAGAACTTCCTACTTTCCCTACTGTTGAAAAAACGATCAAGCATAAAGATTATGAGATCCCATCCAACCTCATTGCGGATTGGCATACCTCTCAGAGAATTATGCTGTTGGTAGGGACAAGAGATTATAGTCCGGAATTGGAAAATCAGTTGACGCAATTGGTTAAAAATCATTCTGTAGTGGTACTGAGTGAAGCGAATTCTAACCTCTACCATGAGAAGTTTTTCAGACATATAGACCGTTATATCTTCAATTTTACAGAAGAAGACTATAAAACCTATGCGCCAGATCTATTAATTACAGTAGGACAGAACGTGGTTTCCAAAAAAGTGAAACAGTTTCTGAGAAGTGCAAGACCAAAACAGCACTGGCATCTGGATGAAGTTTGGCAGCCTGATACTTATTTTTCATTAACAGAAAAAATAGAGGTAAAGCCGGAGGTGTTCTTTTCTAAATTATTAAAGTTTATTAATTTGGAACCAAGACCTTATTTCAACCTTTGGGATGTTTTGAGAGATAAAAAAGATGCGAAACATCAACAGTTTTTAAATACAGTTGAGTTCTCGGATTTTTATTTTTTCAATAAGGCTGCACAAACCGTTCCTGAAAACTATAATATCCATTTCAGCAACTCTTCAGGAATCAGATATGCACAGTTGTTTGATTTTGGGAAAAGAAAAATGTACTGTAACAGAGGAACCAGCGGAATTGATGGTTCAACGTCTACAGCAATGGGGTTTGCAATCAAAAATGCTAATCCTACTTTGTTGATTACCGGAGATTTAAGCTTTTTTTATGACATCAATGGTCTTTGGAACCAATATATTCCGCCATTTGTAAGAATTATGATCTTCAACAACGGAGAAGGGAATATTTTTAAAATCATTCCTGGACCGGGCAATGCCAATCCTAATACCCTGGATGAGTTTATTGCCACTAAACACCGTAAAAATGCGGAACATCTGGCCAAACATTTCGGATTCTCTTACATCAAAGTGGAAGATGAATTGACGCTGGACAGGGTGTTGGAGAATTTCTTCAAACCGGATGCACAGCCAAAAATTCTGGAAGTAAATACCTATGGGAAAAACAGTGCTGATGTTCAGAAAGCTTACTTTAACTTTATGAAAGAAAGCTAA
- a CDS encoding aminotransferase class IV has product MSQFIESIKVEDKEVFLLELHQKRVNQTFSHFGKEGSIDLAKIYKNLQHDEDGLFKLRISYDLDKRIRTQMIPYAIPEIQDFQLVENNSFDYSFKFEDRKELDKMKMKSKAEEIIIVKNNHITDTSFSNLLFLKGKDWFTPNSFLLNGVQRQHLLKHKKIKEAEITLQNIKQFSHFQLINALNDFDDMFIYPIDRIMNLPGSEEYLDL; this is encoded by the coding sequence ATGTCCCAATTCATTGAAAGCATTAAGGTAGAAGATAAGGAGGTTTTTCTATTAGAACTCCATCAAAAACGTGTCAATCAAACATTCTCTCACTTTGGAAAAGAGGGATCTATTGATCTGGCCAAAATCTATAAAAATCTGCAGCATGATGAAGACGGACTTTTCAAGCTAAGAATCTCCTATGATCTTGACAAGAGAATTAGAACCCAGATGATTCCATATGCAATTCCTGAAATTCAGGATTTCCAGCTGGTAGAAAATAACAGTTTCGACTATTCCTTTAAGTTTGAAGACCGAAAGGAACTAGATAAAATGAAGATGAAATCCAAAGCTGAAGAAATCATCATCGTTAAAAATAATCATATCACCGATACGTCTTTTTCTAATCTCTTATTTTTAAAGGGTAAAGACTGGTTTACTCCCAACTCTTTTCTTTTAAATGGGGTACAAAGACAACATCTTTTAAAACATAAAAAAATAAAAGAGGCTGAAATTACTTTACAAAATATAAAGCAGTTCAGCCACTTTCAACTCATCAACGCTTTAAACGATTTTGATGATATGTTTATCTACCCTATTGACAGAATTATGAATCTGCCGGGAAGTGAAGAATATTTAGATCTTTAG
- a CDS encoding AI-2E family transporter, whose translation MNKDNQISSVAIKQISLLAIILVLAGLICFNLALFIPSVLGAITIYVVCRKYNFYLQEEKKWKPSLAAFVLMLASLIVLILPIYFIADLIIDKLGNAQAYMDKFNVFLDKIHSYIQTKTGFDILSQENMNKLKSFVGKFSTSALSGTFNTLTVIMSMYFILYFMLEKPRLFERILTNSAPLKRSNISLLGDKLRKLIMANAIGIPVVAIGQGIVSLIGYLIFGAPGAVLLFALTAAASVIPVVGTAIVYVPVCIFMIAEGNTGQGLGLAIYCVVVVGLTDNLLRFTLLKKLENIHPLNTVFGIIMGMNLFGFMGLIFGPILISLTLLLIQVYRNEFADENSPPDLELPNQGEVEDKLI comes from the coding sequence ATGAATAAGGACAATCAAATAAGCAGTGTTGCCATAAAGCAGATTTCTTTGCTCGCCATTATTTTGGTGCTGGCAGGTTTGATCTGCTTTAATCTTGCATTGTTTATTCCATCGGTTTTAGGAGCAATTACCATTTATGTGGTCTGCAGAAAGTATAATTTTTATCTTCAAGAAGAAAAGAAATGGAAGCCTTCGCTTGCCGCTTTTGTATTAATGCTGGCGAGTCTTATTGTTCTGATCCTGCCTATTTATTTCATTGCAGATCTGATTATTGATAAATTAGGGAATGCTCAGGCTTATATGGACAAATTCAATGTGTTTTTAGATAAAATACATTCCTATATCCAAACCAAGACAGGTTTTGATATCCTGAGCCAGGAGAATATGAACAAACTGAAAAGCTTTGTAGGTAAGTTTTCTACTTCAGCGTTGAGTGGAACATTCAATACGCTTACAGTAATAATGTCCATGTACTTTATTCTGTATTTTATGCTCGAAAAGCCAAGGCTGTTTGAAAGAATTCTGACGAATTCAGCACCTCTAAAGCGGTCAAATATTTCATTGTTAGGCGATAAGTTGAGAAAGCTGATTATGGCCAATGCTATTGGTATTCCCGTAGTGGCTATTGGCCAGGGGATTGTTTCTCTGATCGGATATCTTATATTTGGAGCTCCAGGAGCAGTACTATTATTTGCTCTTACAGCAGCAGCTTCTGTTATTCCGGTAGTAGGAACGGCTATTGTGTATGTTCCTGTCTGTATCTTTATGATTGCAGAAGGCAATACTGGACAAGGACTGGGGCTGGCCATTTATTGTGTAGTGGTAGTAGGGCTTACTGATAACCTGCTTCGCTTTACACTTTTAAAGAAACTTGAAAATATTCACCCTCTGAATACCGTCTTTGGAATTATCATGGGTATGAATCTTTTTGGTTTTATGGGGCTTATTTTTGGGCCTATCCTGATTTCGCTTACTCTTCTTTTGATACAAGTGTACAGAAACGAGTTCGCGGATGAAAATTCACCTCCTGACCTGGAATTACCCAATCAGGGTGAAGTAGAAGATAAATTGATTTAA
- a CDS encoding DUF3820 family protein, with translation MEGLNTEILKEICVFKMPFGKYEGTVLIDLPISYLEWFNKNGMPKGKLGMQLSTVYEIKLNGLMDLLTPIRASVRNGL, from the coding sequence GTGGAGGGACTCAATACGGAAATATTAAAAGAAATCTGTGTTTTTAAAATGCCATTTGGCAAATATGAAGGAACAGTATTGATTGACCTTCCGATAAGCTATCTGGAATGGTTCAATAAAAATGGAATGCCTAAAGGCAAATTGGGAATGCAGCTGTCGACTGTTTATGAAATTAAGTTAAACGGATTGATGGACCTGTTAACACCAATCAGAGCTTCTGTAAGAAACGGATTGTAA
- the uvrB gene encoding excinuclease ABC subunit UvrB codes for MDFKLQSEYKPTGDQPQAIDKLTAGIEIGEKYQTLLGVTGSGKTFTVANLVQNVQRPTLVLAHNKTLAAQLFMEFKEFFPENAVEYFVSYYDYYQPEAYIATTGTYIEKDLSINEEVEKLRLSATASLLSGRRDVLIVASVSCIYGIGNPTEFHKSLISIAIGEKVTRTALLHSLVNALYARTLNEFQRGTFRVKGDVIDVFPAYTDNAIRIQFFGDEIEKIQSFDPVSGNVEDNFDQIQIYPANLFVTSKETLNGAIKDIQDDMVKQVDFFSSIGKPLEAKRLQERTELDLEMIKELGYCSGIENYSRYLDGRLPGTRPFCLIDYFPKDFLMIIDESHVTVPQVHAMYGGDRSRKEALVEYGFRLPAAMDNRPLKFEEFEAIQNQVVYVSATPADYELEKTGGAYIEQIIRPTGLLDPIIEVRPSLNQIDDLMEEIQKRADADERVLVTTLTKKMAEELTKYFTKFGIRTRYIHSDVETLERIQIMQDLRLGLFDVLIGVNLLREGLDLPEVSLVAILDADKEGMLRSRRSMIQTVGRAARNINGKAIMYADKITKSMQATLDETEYRRAKQMKYNEDNGLVPKALNKKISENLVGRSKDFPDEKYTQKEILQKVAEVKSTYASEDVEKMIEQKQKEMEAAAKNLDFIKAAKLRDEIAALKA; via the coding sequence ATGGATTTTAAGCTTCAATCAGAATATAAACCCACTGGGGATCAACCCCAAGCTATTGATAAATTAACTGCAGGAATAGAGATTGGTGAAAAATACCAGACTCTTCTTGGGGTAACAGGGTCCGGTAAAACCTTTACTGTTGCTAATCTTGTTCAAAACGTTCAACGCCCTACTCTGGTTCTAGCCCATAATAAAACACTGGCAGCACAGCTTTTTATGGAGTTTAAAGAATTCTTCCCTGAAAACGCCGTGGAATACTTTGTCAGCTACTATGATTACTATCAGCCGGAGGCTTATATTGCTACAACCGGAACTTATATTGAAAAGGACCTGAGCATTAATGAAGAAGTTGAAAAGTTACGTCTTTCCGCAACCGCCAGTCTTCTTTCGGGGAGAAGAGATGTGTTGATTGTGGCTTCTGTTTCATGTATTTATGGTATTGGAAACCCAACAGAATTTCACAAATCATTAATTTCCATTGCTATTGGAGAAAAAGTAACGAGAACAGCATTACTCCATTCTTTAGTGAATGCTTTATATGCAAGGACATTAAATGAATTCCAAAGAGGAACATTCCGTGTAAAGGGAGATGTTATTGATGTTTTCCCTGCCTATACAGATAATGCCATCAGAATTCAGTTTTTTGGAGATGAAATTGAAAAGATTCAAAGCTTTGATCCAGTGAGCGGAAATGTAGAGGATAATTTTGACCAAATTCAGATCTATCCGGCGAATCTTTTTGTTACATCAAAGGAAACACTCAACGGAGCTATCAAAGATATTCAGGACGATATGGTAAAACAGGTAGACTTCTTCAGCTCTATCGGAAAACCTTTGGAGGCTAAACGACTTCAGGAAAGAACAGAATTGGATCTGGAAATGATCAAAGAGCTTGGATATTGTTCTGGAATTGAGAATTATTCCAGATATCTAGATGGCAGACTTCCCGGAACAAGACCTTTCTGTCTGATTGATTATTTCCCCAAGGACTTCTTAATGATTATTGATGAAAGCCACGTAACCGTTCCACAGGTTCATGCCATGTATGGTGGAGACCGAAGCAGAAAAGAAGCATTAGTAGAATATGGATTCAGGCTTCCCGCAGCGATGGATAACAGGCCTTTAAAATTTGAAGAATTTGAAGCTATTCAGAATCAGGTTGTCTATGTTTCTGCCACTCCCGCTGATTATGAGCTGGAAAAAACAGGTGGAGCTTATATAGAACAGATCATACGTCCAACAGGGCTTCTTGATCCCATTATTGAAGTGAGGCCAAGTTTAAATCAGATTGATGATTTAATGGAAGAAATTCAAAAAAGAGCTGATGCCGATGAAAGAGTTCTGGTAACGACCTTAACCAAGAAAATGGCGGAGGAATTAACAAAATACTTCACAAAATTCGGAATCAGGACAAGATATATTCACTCTGATGTAGAAACCCTGGAGCGTATTCAGATTATGCAGGATCTTCGTTTAGGGCTTTTTGATGTTTTGATTGGAGTCAACTTATTAAGAGAAGGATTGGACTTACCGGAAGTTTCATTGGTAGCAATTTTAGATGCTGATAAAGAAGGAATGCTGAGAAGCAGACGATCCATGATCCAAACAGTAGGACGTGCAGCAAGAAATATCAATGGTAAAGCAATTATGTATGCTGATAAGATCACCAAATCTATGCAGGCAACATTAGATGAGACCGAATACCGCCGTGCCAAGCAGATGAAGTACAACGAGGATAATGGTTTGGTACCAAAAGCTCTTAATAAAAAGATATCTGAAAATCTCGTAGGAAGAAGTAAAGACTTCCCGGATGAAAAATATACGCAGAAAGAAATTCTTCAAAAAGTGGCTGAAGTGAAATCTACCTATGCCAGTGAAGATGTAGAGAAAATGATCGAGCAGAAGCAAAAAGAAATGGAAGCGGCAGCTAAAAATCTTGATTTTATTAAAGCAGCTAAGCTTAGGGATGAAATTGCAGCACTTAAAGCTTAA
- a CDS encoding M56 family metallopeptidase: protein MVPIILKIILCSALFIAVYYLFLEKEKMYRFNRVYLLSSLLLSYVIPFITFTVQAPKATHPQLIIEEATQLVTLVQPKSESFNWINLIWAIYAAVTFFILIKGILAIISIKKVRGEKCKYQNYNIIFTQKSLSPFSFWNTIYMGKEYVKNGIIDPRIFLHEKSHLDQKHSIDLFIIHFVKIFTWFNPALFLYKKAMITNHEFLADEAVLNNEFNLKEYQNLILDELIGSQNMPFTHSLNFNNTKKRFIMMKAQKTKFSLLRKTVGITALVAATVLLSERTYANNSVKTENNTEFKPVFAPIKTLNTETTKVVQYSMKNLPEDILKEESPIASKALKTVTDTISPKKDEEGKNTNIQEDKNFVSAEYPGSMRDLRVKIGQTMDLSELQPVTGVIKGMAYVHIDQTGKVTNVTTSGDNDIFNKEFLRTMTAISNETSWKPAMKDGQPIASVLKIPATMTFTKP, encoded by the coding sequence ATGGTACCAATTATTCTAAAAATAATTCTGTGTTCAGCACTTTTCATTGCAGTATATTATTTGTTTTTGGAAAAAGAGAAAATGTATAGATTCAATCGTGTCTATCTGTTAAGCTCACTGCTCCTTTCATATGTAATTCCATTTATTACGTTTACAGTACAGGCACCAAAAGCAACTCATCCACAGCTGATTATTGAAGAAGCAACACAACTTGTTACCTTGGTGCAGCCTAAATCAGAAAGCTTTAATTGGATCAATCTGATATGGGCAATTTATGCCGCTGTCACTTTTTTCATATTGATTAAAGGTATTCTAGCCATAATAAGCATTAAAAAAGTACGAGGAGAAAAGTGTAAGTACCAAAATTACAATATTATTTTTACCCAGAAGAGCCTCTCTCCATTTAGCTTTTGGAATACTATCTATATGGGAAAAGAATATGTAAAGAATGGCATTATCGATCCAAGAATTTTTCTTCATGAGAAAAGCCACCTTGACCAAAAACATAGTATAGATCTCTTCATTATACACTTTGTGAAAATTTTCACATGGTTCAACCCTGCTCTTTTCCTATATAAAAAAGCAATGATTACCAATCATGAATTTTTAGCAGATGAAGCCGTATTGAATAATGAATTCAACCTTAAAGAATACCAGAACCTAATCCTGGATGAGCTCATAGGCAGCCAGAATATGCCATTTACTCATTCACTTAATTTTAATAACACAAAAAAACGATTTATTATGATGAAAGCTCAAAAAACAAAATTCAGCTTATTGCGGAAGACCGTAGGTATCACGGCACTTGTAGCAGCTACAGTATTACTTTCGGAAAGAACGTATGCCAACAACTCTGTTAAGACTGAGAACAATACAGAGTTCAAACCTGTTTTTGCACCTATCAAAACCTTAAATACAGAAACAACAAAGGTTGTACAGTATTCAATGAAAAATCTTCCGGAAGATATTTTGAAGGAAGAAAGCCCTATAGCTTCCAAAGCTTTAAAAACTGTCACTGACACAATTTCTCCGAAAAAAGACGAAGAAGGTAAGAACACAAACATTCAGGAAGACAAAAATTTTGTCAGTGCAGAATATCCAGGCAGCATGCGAGATCTTAGAGTCAAAATAGGTCAAACTATGGATTTAAGTGAACTACAACCTGTGACTGGAGTCATAAAGGGAATGGCGTATGTTCATATAGACCAAACAGGAAAGGTCACCAACGTGACAACTTCAGGAGATAACGATATTTTCAATAAGGAATTCCTTAGAACGATGACAGCCATCAGCAACGAAACAAGCTGGAAACCTGCAATGAAAGATGGACAACCCATCGCATCAGTGTTAAAGATTCCGGCAACCATGACTTTCACAAAACCATGA
- a CDS encoding BlaI/MecI/CopY family transcriptional regulator, translating into MKEIKLTDSEKVLMDILWERKKIFMKDILEAYPEPKPAATTIATLLKRMQNKELVGYTLYGNSREYYPMVEKGEYFKEEMTSMIDRFFNSSVAQFASFFTSNAKLSQKQLKELRDIIDDQIKE; encoded by the coding sequence ATGAAAGAGATTAAACTTACTGATTCTGAAAAAGTTCTTATGGATATTCTTTGGGAGAGAAAGAAAATTTTCATGAAGGACATTCTGGAAGCTTATCCGGAACCTAAACCAGCTGCCACTACCATAGCAACTTTATTGAAAAGAATGCAAAATAAGGAGCTTGTAGGCTATACATTATATGGAAATTCTCGTGAATACTATCCTATGGTAGAGAAAGGAGAATATTTCAAGGAAGAAATGACTTCTATGATTGACCGTTTTTTCAACAGCTCTGTAGCACAGTTTGCCTCATTTTTTACCTCCAATGCTAAGCTTAGCCAAAAGCAATTGAAAGAACTTCGTGATATTATTGACGATCAGATAAAAGAATAG
- a CDS encoding PQQ-dependent sugar dehydrogenase, with product MKINQFYISLLSLFLTLSSCKKNYANAQQTGNDSSVETEKPNSDYQPAFKGQTRIKAVRTNAPYSIDVLNKELGKPWGIINLPDGKFLITDKRGYMNVVSKDGKQISKIDGFPKVDSKGQGGMLDVALDPDFKTNSVIYFSFSEPFGKGNLTSVAKGKLSEDLKTISEVKVIFRAEPSYDGDKHYGSRLVFDKDKNLFVSTGERSDKETRVYAQKTDNYLGKIIKITKDGLPSPGNPFIGKQGYKPEIYAYGVRNPQGLALDPDGNLWDVEMGPRGGDEINLIQPGKKLWLGRCNVWYRIFWS from the coding sequence ATGAAAATCAATCAATTTTATATCTCTTTGCTAAGTCTTTTTCTGACTTTATCTTCGTGTAAAAAGAATTATGCGAATGCACAACAGACCGGAAACGATAGTAGTGTAGAGACTGAAAAACCTAATTCTGACTATCAGCCTGCATTTAAGGGGCAAACAAGGATTAAGGCAGTAAGAACAAATGCCCCCTATAGTATAGATGTATTGAATAAAGAGCTTGGGAAGCCCTGGGGAATTATTAATTTGCCAGATGGAAAATTCCTCATTACAGATAAAAGAGGATATATGAATGTGGTTTCAAAAGATGGAAAACAGATTTCTAAGATAGATGGTTTTCCTAAAGTAGATTCCAAAGGGCAAGGTGGGATGCTGGATGTAGCTCTTGATCCTGATTTTAAAACTAATTCTGTTATTTACTTCAGTTTTTCTGAACCATTTGGAAAAGGAAATCTGACTTCTGTTGCTAAAGGAAAATTATCAGAAGACCTTAAAACCATTTCTGAAGTAAAAGTTATCTTCAGAGCAGAACCTTCTTATGATGGCGATAAACATTATGGCAGCCGTCTGGTTTTTGATAAAGATAAAAACTTATTCGTAAGTACGGGAGAAAGGTCTGATAAGGAAACAAGGGTCTACGCTCAGAAAACAGACAATTATTTAGGCAAAATAATAAAAATTACCAAGGATGGGCTGCCTTCTCCCGGAAATCCATTTATAGGCAAGCAAGGTTATAAACCTGAAATTTATGCCTACGGAGTCCGTAATCCTCAGGGGTTGGCTCTTGATCCAGATGGAAATCTTTGGGATGTGGAAATGGGTCCAAGAGGAGGTGATGAAATCAATCTTATTCAGCCGGGGAAAAAATTATGGCTGGGGAGATGTAACGTATGGTATAGAATATTCTGGAGCTAA